AGCGCATTCAAATCCAATATGACGATAAAATAACCTAGCGAATACGATGGGAAAATGTTGTTAATTCGAGAACCGATAATAAAATAGGGATGACTGACACCGTTATCGACCATTTCTTTTAATCCCGCATAATACGGTTTCAATCGTAACTCCGGACTAGTTTTCATTTCCTCGATAGTATCCATTACAGCTTTCCTCATGTTTTTGTCTGACATGAGATTCACGTTATTACCGTTTTCCCCTATGATGGTCATCTCGACTATTCCGGCTTCAAGCTGACTAATGGTAGTGATTTGGGAGTCAACCTTTTTAAATAAGTCAATCTTATCGATCAGATCAGTGGATTTCAAATACTGATGAACATCCATATTGTATGAGGTATTGATGACGAGCCCGTCGATATTCTCGATTTGAGATTGGATATATTGCGTGATTTTATCCAAGAGCTCGATAGAATACTCTTCATTTTTTTCATAAATCATTTTCTTGGATTGAAAATAGGTCAAGAGCATAACCACTACGACAACCGTTACGAAAAGAATAAATATGACTAATAATTGAAGCTTAATAGGCCGTGTCTTCAAATAATCCATCGAATTTTCCTCCCTGATCTCATGGGGGGTTCTAACAAGCAACTCGCCAATTTCTCCCAACATATCATTTCCGTGAAACGGAGGCAATATGTTAATAGGATCAAGCTGCGGTCTCATAGGCACCTAAGCGCACTTGTGAAACAGCTCACTTTAAACTCAGACAAAATGAAAAAGTGCCGGTGTAGGATGGTTATTCCTACAACAAATAACGTAGCCACGCAGGCTACGTTATTTGTGCATTCGATTTCCCTAGGACGACTAAAGAGTCGAGGATGCCTGGCTTACGAAAGAAGACAATTGATCCGCGTCGACCGTCTGGCCTTTCTTCAGCTTGATCGTCTTTCTTTCTGGAGGACCGTCGAACAACTCTTGCGGCAACGTAAGCTCGCTCGCATTAAATATCGTAAAGCTGACCGCGTCTTTCGATGTCGAGATGACGGCGGAGTACTTCCCGTTTTTCAGAAAATGTGGTTTCTTGTACTGAATGCGTTCCTGCACGTCCGGAATCGCACGGTGAACCGCCTCACGAAGACGGGTACTCAACTCTGCTTGCCAAGATTCCGGTAACGCTTCGATAAAATCCGTGACTTCCTGATTCATCCTATTCTCTCCTTTAAGCGACTCATTTTGATCGACATTATTGTAGTTTAACGACCTGTCACGTAATGCCGCATTTGTCTTCTACTTCGCCGTAATAAGCCCCCATAGTTGGAGATCGAACGGAGTTTTTATAATACAGCTGATGTACCACCGTCTATGTTCACTGCAGTTCCTGTCACATAGGAGGCTGCTCCAGATACCAGAAAAGCAATCACTTTCGCTGCCTCTTCCGTCTGACCTATTCGCTTAAGTGGAATACCATGACGCGGGTTGGAAGCGAACTCCTCCCAAGTTTGCTCTGGCGCAGAAGCCTGCCACATCCGCTCAATCTGATCGCTACGAATTAGACCGATGCACACGGCGTTAACACGAATATTGTCACCGGCGAGGTCCTTGCTCATGGCCTTCGTAAGCGCAAGCCCTGCTGCCCGACTGACTGATGTTGGCAAAGACGACGCAGATGGCGCCTTCCCCTGAATAGCCGTCACATTCAGTATAGCGCCGCCACCTCTTTGACGCATAAGTGGAATTGCTGCCTTAGAGCTGTGGACTGGTCCTAACAATTTCAAATCTAGATCTGAAGCCCAGCTTTCTGCAGTAGCCTCTTCAAACGGCTTAGCCGCAGACCTTCCGGCATTGTTGATCAAAATATCCAGTCCACCGAAATGCTGTGCAGTTTGTTCCACCGCACCTCGTGCCTCTGCTTCTACTGAAATATCTGCGGAGATGACTAATGCATCTGCACCCGTAGTTTCCTTAATACGTTTGGCCGCAGCTTGAAGCGCCTCTTCATTGCGAGCAACTATTGCCACCTTTGCGCCTTCCGACGCTAGTATTACCGCTGTCTCTAGTCCGATTCCTTTGCTGCCACCTGTAATTAGCGCAACTTTATCCTTTAATCCTAAATCCATTTATATTTCCTCCCTATCTGTCTCAGCCACTAATCAGTTTCTCATTCTTAACTCCATTATAATAATTTGCAAAGATTTTAACATCAAATCTACTATCATTTGTTTCCAATAATAAATTTATAGTAATTCTAATCATAACATGAAAAGGAAAAACCATCGGTTCCACCAAAATGGTAAGAGTCGAGCCTACCATAAAGAGAGAAACCAATGGCTATCCATTATCGACAGTTAGAATCTAAAGGTCCTTACCTCACTGCTGTTTCTTGGCAAGCGGAAGCTCTATAAGTGCATTCGCAAAAGTATCCAAGGAAACCATTCGACTAGCGTAATCATAATCGTTGAGTGTATCATCAATAGAATAGAAGAGTACATTTCCTTTCTTCACTGCTGGAAGACCATTCCATATCGCTGACTCTGTTAATTGCTTTTTGAGTTCATCCACATTAGGACCAAAATACGTATAAGCGATAATATCAGCCTCACTCAGATATTCCCCGATGACTTCAAGTGATATAGGTGAATAGTAGCCCTCTGATTTAGGGTTTTTACTATTGAAAAACTTATTCTCAACAATCTCAGGCGCTCGCATGCCCAAATCATTGTAAATAATTCCTCTCGTTTTGTCGCCTTGCAGACCAGCTGTACCTTCTTCTACTCCTTGCAAAAACACGATTTTCTTATCATGGAGATTGGAGTCCACTAGACGCTGCTTAGCTGCTTCTGCTTTGATTTTATACTGAGCTATAAATTCCTTAGCTTGTTCGGTCATACCAAAAACTTCACCAAAAAAAGTCATCCGTTCTTCCAATTCAGACATTTCATTATAAAAGATAGTCGGCGCTATTTTGTTCAACTGCTCAATTGATGATGCTGTCCATGTACGAGAACCAATAATGAGATCAGGCTCCAGAGCCAAAATGCTTTCCAAATCATCTCCGGAAACTAGGCTAACGCCATTGAGATTTTGTCCCCATTGCTGCTTCCATTCCTCCGGCCGCTTAGAAGGATCACCGTAAATATCGACACCGACCACCGTTTTTCCAAATGGCAAAATATCCCCAATATTATTTCCTACCAAATATACTATACGCTGCGGATCAGCCGGAACCTCGACATCTCCACTCTCTGTTTTAATAACACGAGTCTGCACTGCCGTCTCTGTCCCCTTTGTTTCTGCACTGGATGCCGCCTGCGTTTGCGACTGCGTAGGGTTTGGAGATCCTGCATGATTCACCGTCGCATTCGACGTGCATGCTGACAACAGCAGCATCAAACTTGTTGCCGCAGCTAGTACAAATTCCTTACTTCTTGTCTGTCCAAACATGAATAACTCCCCGTCTCCTTTTGATATGGCTAGTCGATCTAGTCCTCTATCATTGTAAGGATGTTGAGAATCGTTATCAATATCACAATTCGTAAAGTTATCCATCATTTTTCTTCTGTAATCCCTTGGCGTCATGCGGTAATACTTCTTAAACATACGGTTCAAATTCAATTCATCTACAAAACCACAACCCACGGCAATCTCCTGTATGGTAATGTGGCTTTTCTGCAAATACTTCTTAGCTGCATCCAATCGTTTTTCGTTCAAATATTCTTCTACACTTTTATTTTCGCGTTTCTTGAATAATTTAGTGAGCAAACTTCTGCTAATAGGAAGCAGCTCCGCCATTGAATGAATGGACACCTGCTCGCTATAATGTTCATCGAGATACTGCTTGACCACCCCTACGTAATCAGGCTCAAAGTAACGAATGTTCCCCTTCCTTAGCTCTATGTAAATTTGATGTATCGTCTGATACAGGATTACCTTTGAATAAAATTGATTTACCTTTACATTCGAATTCCAATGCTCATACATCTCTTTAAGCTTTTCCATGAAAAAGATGGGATTCTCCGGTGAGAACCCGTACACTTGTGTAAATGGATTGATCTGTTCTAGTAATCGATGAATGCTCCGCTTATAAAATGGAGTACTCCCCGCTTTATACAAAACCATATAGGTCTCCAGCTCCGTATCCATTGGACAAATCGAAAGTTCGGTCCCCTTCCCCCCATGAAAAATACCAAATCTGCCAGATTGATAAGAAGTACGATTAAGCGTTACGCTTGCTGCACCACCTTGGATATATATAAACATGCTGGTTGGCAGCCTGTTAAGCTGCAACGGCTTGTCAGGCTGAAGCAATTGAAGACGAACATCGACAATGTCGATCGAAAATCGCGCCCATAATTGAATGGCCACTTCGATCATCTCTTGCGATAAATGATTATTAAAATGACTTTCTCTTGGCAAGTACGTTCACTCCTCCTGTAATCATCCTATGTGTAGAATAATTCAATTGATTATGATTATCAATGTTAATGGAGTGAGGTAGTAGCGAGTGCCAGGGTTCTTCTTTTTGCTAATAACGGACCAAATCAGGTATATGAAGTTTGTGCGAAGCGGGCGCTAGAAAGGGTGAGTCAGTGAAAAAACAGGTTAATCATGGTAGCAAATGACCATAATCGACCTGTTTTTTAGGCAAGCATCTACTTTATTTATTCGACCACAGGTATTAAGTAACCGTAGGTTTCCTTATCCATCTGCGCGATTGGGATGAATCGGATAGACGCGCTATTGATACAATAGCGTTTCCCTCCGCGATCTTCAGGTCCGTCGTCGAACATATGTCCGAGATGAATGTCCCCCGTCCGGCT
This portion of the Cohnella abietis genome encodes:
- a CDS encoding DUF1801 domain-containing protein, which encodes MNQEVTDFIEALPESWQAELSTRLREAVHRAIPDVQERIQYKKPHFLKNGKYSAVISTSKDAVSFTIFNASELTLPQELFDGPPERKTIKLKKGQTVDADQLSSFVSQASSTL
- a CDS encoding SDR family NAD(P)-dependent oxidoreductase, with amino-acid sequence MDLGLKDKVALITGGSKGIGLETAVILASEGAKVAIVARNEEALQAAAKRIKETTGADALVISADISVEAEARGAVEQTAQHFGGLDILINNAGRSAAKPFEEATAESWASDLDLKLLGPVHSSKAAIPLMRQRGGGAILNVTAIQGKAPSASSLPTSVSRAAGLALTKAMSKDLAGDNIRVNAVCIGLIRSDQIERMWQASAPEQTWEEFASNPRHGIPLKRIGQTEEAAKVIAFLVSGAASYVTGTAVNIDGGTSAVL
- a CDS encoding ABC transporter substrate-binding protein; this encodes MPRESHFNNHLSQEMIEVAIQLWARFSIDIVDVRLQLLQPDKPLQLNRLPTSMFIYIQGGAASVTLNRTSYQSGRFGIFHGGKGTELSICPMDTELETYMVLYKAGSTPFYKRSIHRLLEQINPFTQVYGFSPENPIFFMEKLKEMYEHWNSNVKVNQFYSKVILYQTIHQIYIELRKGNIRYFEPDYVGVVKQYLDEHYSEQVSIHSMAELLPISRSLLTKLFKKRENKSVEEYLNEKRLDAAKKYLQKSHITIQEIAVGCGFVDELNLNRMFKKYYRMTPRDYRRKMMDNFTNCDIDNDSQHPYNDRGLDRLAISKGDGELFMFGQTRSKEFVLAAATSLMLLLSACTSNATVNHAGSPNPTQSQTQAASSAETKGTETAVQTRVIKTESGDVEVPADPQRIVYLVGNNIGDILPFGKTVVGVDIYGDPSKRPEEWKQQWGQNLNGVSLVSGDDLESILALEPDLIIGSRTWTASSIEQLNKIAPTIFYNEMSELEERMTFFGEVFGMTEQAKEFIAQYKIKAEAAKQRLVDSNLHDKKIVFLQGVEEGTAGLQGDKTRGIIYNDLGMRAPEIVENKFFNSKNPKSEGYYSPISLEVIGEYLSEADIIAYTYFGPNVDELKKQLTESAIWNGLPAVKKGNVLFYSIDDTLNDYDYASRMVSLDTFANALIELPLAKKQQ